The proteins below come from a single Sander vitreus isolate 19-12246 chromosome 15, sanVit1, whole genome shotgun sequence genomic window:
- the mpst gene encoding 3-mercaptopyruvate sulfurtransferase produces MAAQTRALVSCKWLADAVRNNLVGPKLRILDASWYLPKTKRDPRAEFLQKHIPGSSFFDLDDCCDKNSAFDHMLPTSSHFSQYVGDLGIGNNTHVVVYDTSDFGSFCAPRVWWMFRLFGHSLVSVLDGGMRNWLADGYPVTADYSKPECTGFKATLNQSWVKSYEDVLENIGTKHVQVVDARSAGRFRGTEPEPRDDTLPGHFPGSINMPFSSFLDASGKELGTEGLSKLFREAGVDLKQPLWASCGSGVTACHVVLAAHLLGHPGVCVYDGSWSEWFKRASAELIISEGEEKKV; encoded by the exons ATGGCGGCACAGACCCGTGCTCTGGTGTCCTGTAAGTGGCTGGCAGATGCTGTCAGAAATAACCTCGTCGGGCCCAAGCTTCGCATTCTCGATGCTTCATGGTACCTCCCGAAAACGAAGCGGGACCCGAGAGCTGAATTTTTGCAAAAGCACATACCGGGCTCCTCGTTCTTTGACCTAGACGACTGCTGTGACAAGAACTCTGCGTTTGATCACATGCTGCCAACTTCCAGCCACTTCTCACAGTATGTAGGAGATCTGGGCATCGGGAACAACACGCACGTAGTTGTGTATGACACTAGCGACTTTGGGTCGTTCTGCGCTCCCCGGGTGTGGTGGATGTTCCGGCTGTTCGGACACAGTTTGGTGTCGGTGCTGGACGGGGGCATGAGGAACTGGCTGGCTGACGGCTATCCGGTGACAGCTGACTACTCCAAGCCCGAGTGTACAGGGTTCAAGGCGACTTTAAATCAGTCGTGGGTGAAGAGCTATGAAGACGTGCTGGAGAACATCGGGACCAAGCATGTCCAGGTTGTGGATGCCAGGTCAGCAGGAAGGTTCAGGGGAACTGAGCCAGAGCCCAGAGACG ACACGCTGCCAGGCCATTTCCCCGGTTCAATCAACATGCCGTTCAGTTCGTTCTTGGATGCTTCTGGAAAGGAGCTGGGAACTGAGGGCCTGTCCAAACTGTTCAGAGAGGCCGGGGTAGACCTGAAGCAACCACTCTGGGCTTCCTGTGGGTCCGGTGTCACAGCGTGTCACGTTGTTCTGGCCGCTCACCTGCTCGGACACCCTGGGGTCTGTGTTTATGACGGCTCCTGGTCTGAATGGTTTAAAAGGGCATCTGCAGAGCTTATCATCtcagagggagaggaaaagaaggTGTAA